The sequence GCCGACGAGTCCCTGCCGTCGCTGCCGCCGATCAAGACGGCGCCTTCGCGGCCCTCCGACGCCGCCTCGGCCTCTCCGTCGCCGGCGTCGTCCACGCAGGAGTCGGCGGCAGCGGAGGACAAGACGACGAAGGCTGCAGCGGCGGAGCAGGAGGAGAAGGCTCCGTCGACGCCGACGTCGAAGGAGTGCAGGATCCTGCTGCCCGAGGAGTGCCCAGCGGCGCCGCGCAAGCCGCCGGTGCCCCGGCTTCCGGCGCTGAAGCGGAAGTCGCGGCCGACgctgacggcgacgacgacggcacgGGTGTGCCTCACCGTCCCGCGGGACCTCTCCACCGTGTTCCGGTCGATGCCCATGCCCGTGCCCGCCGAGAAGCGGATCCGGGCGTCGTGATGGTGATGCTGCGATCTGGTCGACGCCCATGCCCACCCCGGTTCGGTCGATTGATCTCCTGGAGAATTCTCACAGTCTGCTTGcttctctcctcctctcctctcctgggTTCGTGGCCATGGTAAATTATGAGTTTGGTCTCATCATATACATAAATAAGGTGTTGTTCTTTGTAGCATGTGTGCTTCCTTCTGCCATGGCTATGTGAAATTCTCATGCAAGCTGTATAATAAGGTAGGTTGTTAATTACGGGCGGAAGAAGGTTGTAAGAAAATTCAGAGAGATCctggtaattaattaattaattatgatAGCCAGTAGTATCAGAAATTCAGAATTGTGCAATTATCTTCATTCCCCTTATGTCAGCCAGAATCCTCTTGTTGTCAATCGATCGGCGCTCAGAACATCCATGGCGGATGCGGCCGGCTGCCTGCTGCAGCTGCATGAAGGACGAGACGAGGCGACTAATCAATTCGGGTGGATAGATCCACCGTTCTCGCTAATTAATTCGGATGCCATGTCCGGTAATCCATGGAGATTTGGGTGCGGCGGGCGTGCTTTCTGGTGGTGCCGCCGTCCGGCCCGACGCCGAGAGAGAAGAGACACGGAGAATCTTCCATGCTAATCGGGACATGACACagcttccttccccctctccttttCTCTTCTCCGGCCGGTCCAGTGGTGAATTATTTTCTCTTCTGAAGATCTTCATTTGTCTCTACCGTAACAGCCTGCGCGTACTGCGCAGTGCGCGCCTCCAAAATCCGGCAGTCTTAATTTGTCCCTACCGCAACAGTGTACGTAGTATGCTCCAAATTCTACTGTGCAGCTGGTTCATCCACACCACACGCACAGATAACAAAGATCCATTCGGTTGTTGTTGGTCTCTGGTTCTCTGCGCGTCTGAGTGAATGAAGTTGCCGGTGGAGTATATGACAAGTGAAATAAATCCAGAGCTTCCAGTCGATCGTAGGAACAGACGGCATGCAGGCGACGTATGCAGGGCCATC comes from Triticum aestivum cultivar Chinese Spring chromosome 5B, IWGSC CS RefSeq v2.1, whole genome shotgun sequence and encodes:
- the LOC123116456 gene encoding uncharacterized protein; this encodes MASSADESLPSLPPIKTAPSRPSDAASASPSPASSTQESAAAEDKTTKAAAAEQEEKAPSTPTSKECRILLPEECPAAPRKPPVPRLPALKRKSRPTLTATTTARVCLTVPRDLSTVFRSMPMPVPAEKRIRAS